One genomic segment of Arachis duranensis cultivar V14167 chromosome 4, aradu.V14167.gnm2.J7QH, whole genome shotgun sequence includes these proteins:
- the LOC107484447 gene encoding uncharacterized protein LOC107484447, with translation MDLTQAGVARKLQLEELECLRSEAYENARIYKEKTKAFHDHHIRKKDFQEGDEVLLYNSRLCFMLGKLRSRWEGPFKVKEIKPYGVVELFDPKSEATFKVNGHRVKKYHGYKLPKELEVFLLADAPREGEA, from the coding sequence ATGGATTTGACCCAAGCCGGAGTAGCTAGGAAATTGCAGCTAGAGGAGCTCGAGTGTTTGAGGAGCGAAGCATATGAGAATGCCCGGATTTACAAAGAAAAGACTAAAGCATTCCATGACCATCACATCCGGAAGAAGGACTTCCAAGAAGGTGATGAGGTTCTCCTCTACAATTCGAGGCTTTGTTTCATGCTTGGCAAGCTCCGCTCTAGATGGGAAGGACCATTCAAGGTGAAGGAGATAAAGCCCTATGGAGTGGTGGAGTTGTTTGATCCTAAAAGTGAAGCAACTTTCAAGGTGAATGGACATAGAGTGAAGAAGTACCATGGCTACAAGCTCCCAAAAGAGCTAGAGGTGTTCCTATTGGCGGATGCACCTAGAGAAGGAGAAGCTTGA